The Setaria viridis chromosome 2, Setaria_viridis_v4.0, whole genome shotgun sequence DNA window CGGGCGCAAAGGGAAGAAGAACAGCTTACTCTGAATCTCTGATCCCCTCCCCTTCCACCCGTGTACTCCTCCAATCCCCGAAATCAGAGACCATACTCCGTCGCCGGCCTGTCGATCAGTgcgtcggcggcgagggagggtCCGGCGACGGGTTCATGCCGCCGCGGGTGTTGGTGTTGGCCGTGGGGGGCCCGTAGTCCATCAGCGTGTACACCATCTCCTCCGGCAGCAGCCTCCCGCGGAGGcccggcgcgcgccgcccgtCGTGCCGCACCGCCCGCATCACCCGCACCTTCCGCGCCTCCACCATCCCTGCAATCGATCGATCAGCCGCCGCAAAAGAAGAACGTCACTCGAATGAATACTCGATCCATCCATCACAATTCACACGCAGCAACATGAGAGGAATTGGAACAGACAGGGCGAGACAGGCCGCCCGGTCTGTCGGCCGCGTCGGCGTTACCTTGCGAGAAGGAGAGCGCGAGGACGGCCGTGACCAGGAGGAGAGCGAGAAGCCTCTGCTcggctgccatggcggcgagaGAGGAAAACAGAGGGCGGGCGGGGGTGTGGTGGGGGTGGTAGGATCGAGGAGGACGAACGGTGTGGGGTGGGATCCGTGGGCTTTAAATGAGGCTTTCGGAGGAAGGCTTCGAAACTGCCGGGGGGCGCTTGCGTACGCCAGCCGGGCCGCCCGCCTAATTTAACGTGCCACTCCGCCCCTATTGAGGCTGCCAGGTGGGGCCCGCCTGCCCAACTCTGGTCCCTCTCTCTTACCGTTTCCGGGGACGGAGGGGCCGTGTCAAGTGATGGGCGCGAGGTTTTGGGCAGAGGAGATTTGGGTTCAGATCACGCTTATCTTAGTTTATAGCTTTGACCGAAAATTTTAAATTAGTTTTAGGTCCGCGTAAGCTGCTAGTTCACTCCCTCGTTTCAAATTACagattattttgattttttaattcaCAAATATTATTCGGACCTAACCCGGTAACTAGGATAGTTTCTATAGCATACCATATAAGCAAAAAAGTAACATGGCATGAGAACTTTTAATAAATGGAGAGAAGAAAATTGTTTCTCATGCGAGAAACTATGTCTACACACAATCCAAGAAATAGGGAAGGGGAATTGGAGCGGAaaggagagaagagaagagattgGTTGATATTTTATTATGAAGAAAACCATTTATTGCCTACATAATTTTATATCtaatatctatatctatatgaTATGGCATGTATAGAAACTATGTGGTGGTGTTTTGGGTTGGGACTGCTTTTATGCATTTTAGACATacagatgtataataatatttatgaatctagaaaaattaaaatgatttacaatttgaaatggagagagTAGATTTGAAGGTTATCTGGATAGTGCGTAGTGCCAGGTGACACTACAACCAACGAGAAACCTCGCAACGTTGAAAGTAAGGCATAGCACGGAACACTTATCTCTGCAGGACAGACAGAATTAAAACAAGCTTAGAAGTTCTCGTATAATGAGCTTTGAATTTCTAAAAAGATGAGCTTTTAGCTCAATCTAACTTTCGACTGGAATCTGTAAGTTTTTTAAGTTGATTTCAAGTAATTCATCTATGCTCGTAAAAGATAGTAAATCCAATCCTTTCTTTCCGACCTAAAACTTCCAAAACTCGATTTTGTGGACTCACTTAGGTCGATCTCAATCCATAATTTCATCACACAGTTACCAAGATTGCCATATCAGCTTTTCAACATGATAATACTGTCACTCTCAGTACATAGTTTCATTGCACAATTTCATATACAAGTTGTAAGTGCGGGTGCCCAAGTGCGAGGGCACCGCCACCACGCTGCGCACCGGCCGGGCACGTAGCAGCTGCGCCGCGCGGATGTCGGCAACTAGGAAGACACCGTCTTCCTCGTCGTCCCGGATCTACAACGGGCGGAGCGAgggaggatggaggaggcagTGCGGGGGAGATGTAGCAGCGTGGAGGCAATTTGGCACGCGCGGGGGAGATGCAGCCTCGATCCGCCGATGGAACGAGGAAGGGCTCGTTTCATCAAAGTTTCTTGCACTTGGTAACAGAGCCGAGACTGTTTCATGGtgatgaaataatttttttctcacCTTGTTATTATCATGCCAAACCAGCAATGTTGCCTATGTGGCAAGGATTTTAATGCCCATAACACTCTGGTAAAATGCCACTAAGACTGACCTTACTTGACCTAACAGTGACCAATTTTGGAACAATAACGATATGGGTTTCACAATAAAGTGGTTAAGAACTTAAGATCTACGTGTGTGCATCCATAGAGATAAGGTGGGTGCATGTGAGCTATATGTGAGATGTGTTCCgcataaaagaaaaggcaagtTAAAGGGGtgcttgctaaactttagcagtgtcacattggatgttcggatgctaattagaagaactaaatatgagctaattataaaactaattgcagaaccctggggctaattcgcgagacgaaatCATTAAGGCTAattgatccatcattagcaaatagttattgtagcatcacattgtcaaatcatggactaattaagcttaatagattcgtctcgcgaattagactccatctgtataattagttttataattagcctatgtttaatactcctaattagtatacaaacatccgatgtgataggtgctaaactttagcgacACATTTGGTTCCTTCGTTGAGCACTGTGTTACCTCACCGAGTAAGGATAGAGGATAAGCACAGACGTTTGCTTTCGCACCTCGAAGTCTGCGTGGGCAAGTTTTAACTTGCTTATGTGGGAGAGCCAAATTGGCAGCTCCGTTAATCGCGCcgttaagggggtgtttggatacgaggtgctaaactttaggagggtcacatcggatgttcggacgctaattaggaggactaaacatgagctaattataaaactaactgcagaacccctatactaattcacgagacgaatctattaagcctaattaatccatcattagcaaatggttactaatgatggactaattaagcttaatagattcgtctcatgaattagactccatctgtgcaattatttttgtaattagactatatttaatactcctaattagtataaacatccgatgtgataggtaatAAGAGGATGTATCCAACCACCCTAAGGCGAGGCGAGGCAAACGGAGCTTGAGAACAAAGGCGCCAAGAGGTTTCGCTCTTAATCAAGGGACACCGAAGCGAGATTTTGTATGGTCGTCTCCGCGGACGTGTGGAGTGTGACGCATGGCTGGGGAGCcaagaagaaaacaaatcaaAGTAGCCTAATCTTGAAAGCCCAAACTCATTTAATTGCCCGCCGCATTCTATCCTAGCCCATCGTTTTGTGGTCAAACTGATGCTAGAATGTTTTGGGCTAGAATTGAAAGCCCAAACACACACCCCACGATCGTTTTTTGGGCTTCCCAGTTTCAGATTTCCTGTTGGATCGGCCTGGATTACAAGAAAGAACCGTTTGAAATTGTAATTTTTTAGTTCAATTTGAAGTttttccctcaaaaaaaaagttcaatttGAAGTTTTGAACCACTGCATtgtttaaaataataaaaagggACCCACTACgtactttatttttaaaaaattgaaattttggatatactatattttcaatattttgggTCTACTATTTTTGATATATTCACACACAATATTGAACTAGTTTATTTTAAATGTTGCATTAGGTTTCACATATTATTAAATCTAGTTTAGAAATGGTAAATAATTTAACACTGTATAAAATTATAGTCTAGCAAACATGATTAGTTATAGAGATTAGACTTAAGAAACGAACAACCAAGTAAcgaggaaaaaaatatttttgcaccTATGGGCAGTAGCCCTAGCCCATTATTGTTGATGGGCCATAACAATTGGGCCAAATAAACTTTGTGTCTCTGAGACGCCAATCCTATCTAGCTTCCGAAATTTTTTTTCTAACGAAACTTGCATTATTTAAGATTCGTGCGTGTGTCCTTGTCCATTCATTGGATGTGCTCTCATCTTTCTCAATCCTAGCCTCCATTCTTTCTCCACCTCGAGTCGCCGCTAGTGTTGACGGCAATTAACACATCAAGTTGTAAACCGCAAGCACACAGATCATCGTAGTTTTTCCCTTTGAGTATTCTatccaagatttatcaatctgtggattGCCAGtgaactgactagggttctctatctagctaaacggaTTTAATCCTATCAAGAAGCATAAATTGCATATAAAGGGCAACCCAATCAAGAGATAGGTATTATAGAAAGGGTAAACagatcacatccatatatatgaggtaacacaaccaaaggtagcatgagcctattgTGTTCTTTGTTGTAGTTCCCaccaaagtggtaaccaatctatgtagcaccttgataaagaatcatctctcagaaaggcggctcgcaagcggcctactttcttaTGGTTACCACTGCGAGGTGCGTGTTGACACCTCTGATTTCCCAAAACTTTACCTGAAACGAAtcccacaatactcgccatcgatcctactcaatAATACGCAATCGTTCGGCCTTTTCCCTCCCACATGCTGTCACCACATaagggtaatcacaccgacttcctacgcactactaagatgtatgcgcaagacatagactaatcaccacgattacatctattcctactaagaacatatgctagctaaacatataAGAATAATCATGCaacatagtagatcaaagtaagcacaagattagattgatatcaccatcgtgtgtacataagctttgatgatcacaaggctcggctCCAGAACTTCACCATGGCTTCGCCACGTAGGGACgaccatggtggctagggtGTAGCCTAagggtttgtttggttgggttgtgacttttggaaaagctgctgtgagctgtgggctgtggaaagTAGCTATGAGAAAgtagctgtgggaaaagcagaagaccatttggttagaggagctgtgaaGCTGTAgactgtgtaagaaatacctgtaatgcccccAAAGGTCCGTGAGTgtttttatatgcaaattgctcatGACAAAATAATGTGTTCGCTAATTTGCATGTAAATAACTATTTTagaaagtaaaaaaataaattttatatgttcttcatccattaaagtgattggtccacataaatagaacaatatccatCAAAACTTTTATACAATGATGCCATCCCTCAATATTACTGtcctcctctcgcactaaccaaagcatcagctattcTAGTAtgaatggtattcatggtatcctcattctccatatcgtcactctcatctccttgtgtttgtctcgTGCCACTtgtatgttgtaccaagtactcctcctcctcatcacatCTCTTGAACTCCTTCTCACACAAATTGCTGTCACGGAttaaattatgcaatgcaagacaagccataatgatatgcttctgagtacgaggtgagaaacttggcatgcccttcaaaatacgccacttctgctttaagactccaaaagacctttcaatgacattacgaagagatgaatgcaaGAAATAAAACATCTCGTACTTTCCTTGAGGAGGTCCTGAACGTTGCTGAAATTCTGGTATATGGTACGTGCTTCCTTTGAAAGGCGCAAGATACCCAATTCGGTTTGGGTAACCTGAGTCCACGAGATAATATTTTCTTACAAAACCAAGTTAGTaagatacataataatacaaGTATTGCTAACTTGATGAATGAACCATATATACCTTTAGGAGGCacgggaaatgaaggaaaatttgccAATGCATGATTGAGGATACGTGTGTAATGTGCATAACCCGACCACCGGACAACCGCAAAGGTAAACCTCATgtcaaagtcacaaatagctcgcacattttgagatgtatatccatgaTGGCATGTGTGGTTAACCATTTCGTCCACTGGCACTACCACTTTAACATGtgaaccatctattgctccaattgcgcctTTAAAGTATGACCAAAAACGGTCctctctcaccctttcatgctccATAGAAAAAGTAGGATATCTCGGCTTAATGTTGTCCTTAGCTAACTTGCGTAAACACTTCAACACTTCGTGAAACTTCATGTGAACTGTCCAAAGTGACCGTGTGAAATgattttcagcttgtgaaaaagattgtggtccTCCGACGATCCACAAGAACATTGCTAATAACTCAGTAGATGAAACATTATTGTTTGAGGTCAATCCGTAGGTAGAGACCAGCAAGTCATGAAGTTTCTCGAAAATCTCAGTGCTCATCTgaaacatcttataaaaatacCTCGGACGTGACATACACCTCATCACCCATTGAATTCAAGTTTCTGACGTTTCTCTATATTCAGCTTTGTGCAAATACCGTTCAGTATACAAGTAGCCCATTTCTCCAATAGCACCAGCATGCTGTGCAAGTTCAGCTAGCAGTAGTAGTCCTTTTTGTCTTCCTTTGGCTACATCTCCCAATCTATCATCCATCTACATGATACATTAGtatattaataattaaatacaaTAACTTTCTTGACAATACTAAATGAAGATGGTCAACATAACATAATAATAGATAAATAATGTTTCACATCTCCAAGCAAATTATGGTTCAACATAAGGTAACTTATTTTGGTTCAACATAGGGTAACATATGACAAGAAAATAATTTGATAAACATGGAAACAAATCAGTGGAgcttcatcatctccttttCTAGCTCCCTCTCAATCAAATCGAGCCTTCCTTTCATTATTTCTAGAGAGCTAAAGAGCTCCATAAATTCAGGCTTAACAATTAGGGAGGCGGCTGTGTACATTAGAGCAGTTCCTTCTTGCACCCCACAttctttcaccatcttcatagtCTCTGCAATGGTAGGAACTAGGTTGGTTGaaggagctgatgatgcttcAACACTTGTGGAGATCCTCTCTGCAGCATTTTCTATCTTGAAATAAGTGTTCTTGTACAAACGaaagaatgggctcttctcGTCCTTCTCTTCAACACCAATGGAAGTATCCTTGCGTTTCCTTTTTCCTAGGTTCACTGTCATATCCTTCTGTGTAGGTTTTGGTACCTCATCCATATCCTCATGACTTTCCTCATTGGAGGATATATCTCCAGGACAGGATGCAGAAGACCCACTGACATGTGCTTTGCCAAACAAGATATGTAGGTCATCAAGGAACTTGGGTCCTTGTTTTCGAAACTTTCACATGTTGGCACTTGATTCCTTTCTCACGATTGTTGCATCTCTAAAATTAAATTTTATTTAGCAAGACAACTAATAACAAAGAATAGGAAGAATATATTTAAAATGGCAACATAGTTCTTACAGTAAGGTGTTCATTCCACCATTCTTCTGAGTTGTCAATAGTTTGTTTTGCCTCATCTCATTCAAGACCAGTGGCACAATTCTTGAACTCCATAAATGTTGAATACTCCTTTTTCAGAAgatctaacttgttcttcaattgtttttttgttcttctgtcaccggatttttctgcaaacttggaaacaacattCTTCCAACCGGTAGTAGTGAAAATTCCCAACGGCCTATTCCCggcttcaatctcttctttgcaggCATCAATCAAATGCCTTAAAAAACATCACCCCAATCTGCCTTGTCACCCATTCTTCAACCaaccaaaaataaatcataagAATCTGTAAAGCTGTAGCTGCATGTAGTGAGAATGCAGCATGCAACGAAGAGTAATGAAGAGCGGCCACATGTAACAGTACAAAATGCACAGGAAGTATGAAATGCACAGGAAGTAGTTTGTAGGAATTGAAACTCTAGTATGAAACATTCTGCATGACCCAATCCCTAGATATTCTGTATGAAATTCTAGTATGAAATTCTGTATGACCCAATCCTAATCCCTAGCCACAGGTAACAGTATGAAATTTTAGTATGAAACATTCTGTATGAATTCTTTCTGCAATATGACATTTTTTTGCAAGGTAGCATGATTCTTCTCCCTGTTGTCATTGCATAGAGAACAGCTATGACCGGTGCGAATGCTCTTATCTAGGTGGCCTTGATTTTTCTTTGCCCTCCTACCACTAGTGCATTTTTTTCCACTAGTAATGAAAGCTCAAGATTCGGTGGAGTGCGGCTTACCAGATGGATGGATGAGCAAGGAGTGGCAGACGGCTGGCTGGCGGCCGGCAACCGAGGGTGACGGGCGGTGGGGTGTGGCGGCCGGGTTCGTCGGGTGGCGGCTGTCCAGGGGCGGCGTGTGGCGGGCGGCTGGGGGTGCCGGGTCGGCGGGAGGCGGACCGGCGACCGGGGGTGGCGGATGGTTGGCCGGCGGACGGCGaccggtggcgacgggcggcggggtgcggtgACGGGTGACGGGCCGCTGATGGCGGCGCACAAAGGATACAGAAGGGTATGCGGGGAGGAGCAGACGGACGCGTCGGGAGAAATAGATCGGGGCAAAAAACGAACCGTTACCTTCGtaaccagtggcaggtgggtaatatTTTACCCCCAAAGCACTTGAAAGTaggggggaaggtgcttttgattttgtactagagcaaaagtagcttttgggcaaaagcacatagatcttttaggccctttggttggcttttggcttttgcaaaaggaaaagcaggttggaaagcccaaccaaaggcaccctaagccatctcctagacaacttcgaagacttgcgatggccctcagctccctctggtgtgtGTCCTTAGTTTTgtcgagttctggtggatggatttGCGTGCTTGATGAAATATcggagtatttatagtctggagaccGCATGacagaaattggaaggcgagaaGAGCAAAgaaagccccaggccgatcggcctggcccttccttgtgGCCTCTCGCGTCCTCCTTCATCCTCAAGTCTTCTTAGGCATCCTGGAgtcttatttttacttgcatgtggACCTGAcacgtcgatagcttcgggataagattgatctttgataaacTTTTGAAATCTctgcttgatcctctttgatcctaAACTCATCTTGCCATATCCTTGCAAACTTAGCcattaagtaatcttggaggagtgcttgccaaaaatgagcatcaTAAGAGGAGCCCAGAGGACCCTAGGCTGATCGACCTAGGCCCTTTTTGAGCCCGTTGGCCTTCGTTTTTTACTGGTTCGTTGCTTGTTCTGGGCTTTATCCAATAATGCTCCATTTAGTCCAATTTCTTGCaaaaacacaatatgctccaaaatacattaCATATACGAAAATGAGGTTATTTCAGAtgccaagtggcaggttagtacaataatatatatatgaaaacacctcttaaatggcactaaaagtgtgtaaataatgagcgtcaataattcccccatgcttaaaccttgctcgtcctcaagCAAGTCCATGATACATGTTTAATCAGAAAATCAGCATTGTCTTTCGATGCATCCCTACactcagttatacataacaagacacattgctctctcaagtATTCAGTATTGAAAGTTTAAGTTGTGACCGACTATTTTTCATTATGGAAGACAAACTAGTAATAAAGAACATGgcacaataaaataaatacaatgctcttgaaaTTAAGTGATCTTCATAGCTTTACCTTGTTTCATTGTGAAGAGTTTTTCgaaaagatgcaaatccaacaCAAGTGAGATTCTCTTTCAAAAGCTCATagaaacactcatctcatcaagtcactcaagcctacactagattattttcaacctattctactcatatatgaaaaTGGAAGGTTTATGTAGAGCTTGGTGGGTAAAAACAATCATAGCAAAACAatatatctgaaatattgtcaaactaagagagagatctattaGGATTACTGAGACCGGTCAAAAAggccatggaaaataaatgttggagagggtgagggatgaaacacacaaatttagataagtggacatgtgcaagtggaAAATGAATGATCCCAAGGCACAAATAAAGTCCTTattatcggattgcacatggttggaaaaatgagtatggatcaatTCTTAATCTTGAGAGCACCGAGAATTTTTAATGAGGCTAAAAGAACTGAggagcattttattctttttctcctttatttttttctccttttcatttatttttatcttctttattctttctttctttttccttcttttcctttctttttcctcatttttttttcattttgctccTTGGAACTTCAtgcaacatagtactttactcagcaggcgatgactcctcccccatgcttagacgatgctcgtccccgagtatgaaaaggaagaaagataaactgctgaTGACGATGCTTGTCCCCGAGCATGAAatggaagaaagataaactgctgatgtaagtacaaaaatcttcgatcttttacaaaaaaaaattattttacttTTCTGGAGGGACTTCCCCGTCAAATTTCAGAGGGAACAGAGGGGGAAACACCTCAGGACGATCAACCTGAGGGTGTCTAGGCTGATTAGCCTAGCCCCTTCTGGCCTTCGGTTTCTTCACTTTTTATTCTCCGTACTGGTGGATGCCTCcaggtcttgattttcttgaaaaggcacTGATTAATCTTGTAAATCTTTGTCGAAATAGTTTTCCATACTGAATAATAGGTTggggtcaaggaggtagtcacaaaaatgataattcgggtttaggttggatgcccAACGAGGTTTGTGAAAATTTCAGTGTAGAaactcacaatgcatggatagaaaggctagcaagaaaaaggTTTACACAAACGAGATGGCCAACTTCTAACagaaatcaatcttaatccaactcatcaaaatataagtttgcaatctaaattTTTCATCGTAAAAGATCAGGCATGTATATAGGTTCTGGTAGGTacaagagattcacaaatgtagatagcatatgaattaattttaaataaaaacaattcaagttatcaggtcatcaaaaaaattaaatcaaagagcaacatAGAGTTTGTGGGTCTAAAATTTAGTCATgtaacctccacaattaaaagagctggtatttaatcaatttaagttcattaaacAGAGAGCAATTAGGCTAGTGATATACAATAttgtgtaggtaaaacaaagcgACAACCTttatcatttttccataagcaagaTTATACCAAAATTATTAACATCATGGTGAGCACAAGGTGATGTAGATCATAATTTATtgaaaacaaaaactaggttgtacCCCTAGTAGCCACGTTATTATCGAGAGATATACAAATGTTGCACGAGTCTATGGTTGAAGGTTTATGTACACATGCATTTAGAAAGAGATGGACAAAGAGAAGGTTTAGGAAGAATTTACTGTCTTTGCTATGCTTGTAATGAAGTGTAGCGcagcctcccccatgcttaagcattttgcttagcatggaagaagaaaaataagcatCTTTTGACAACCGTGATCCTTGTAACCATATCTTCATTTGCTaagtcctcccccatgcttagcattgtgctaggcatgggagaagaaaatgaagaaTTTCATGATTCTCGGTGTCCGGAGCTTGTCtttatgcttcttcacttttATCGCTTTTATTAtccttcaatttcttctgttttcttttcatgaAAGCGCTTCACCATGCCTGCAAAATAATTCAAATGCACAAACTACCCCCGAGGTGACTGTCTGGAGTAGAAACAGTCGCCAACAAACCAATAACACTCTTAAGAATTTAACTTGTGGCAT harbors:
- the LOC117842947 gene encoding uncharacterized protein, producing MAAEQRLLALLLVTAVLALSFSQGMVEARKVRVMRAVRHDGRRAPGLRGRLLPEEMVYTLMDYGPPTANTNTRGGMNPSPDPPSPPTH